Proteins from one Gimesia maris genomic window:
- the clcA gene encoding H(+)/Cl(-) exchange transporter ClcA, translated as MEEDGESQRIELKTAMWIYLLALVIGVGVGTLGSAFHYCLDKVIDVYAVISTSFSGSAFLTILTAAIIGAAMVATAAVLVRKYAPETAGSGIQEVEGVMGELMTLRWRSVLPVKFIGGVLSMGAGLVLGREGPTIHLGGCVGQIVGEKANSDKHTLNTFLAAGATAGLSVAFSAPLGAILFMIEEVRPRFQYSFVALHAVIIASITANLVNDQVFGTLPQLPVQLQASLPTFQPPGNLLLTLSLNLLLGALIGVLGAGFNSVMLKCLRISDGLNSRLMLVIAASVGAVVGALMIIAPEYVGGGEALVKEIFAESPLLGFLLALLVVRAGLTFLSYSMGVPGGIFAPMLALGALIGTSFGYVVHELAPQAELQAATFAVAAMGALFAATVRAPLTGIVLVAEMTDSFELLPAMIVTCMTASIVAQSLGSRPIYDMLLERTLERRGLKEELEENK; from the coding sequence ATGGAAGAAGACGGCGAGAGTCAGCGTATCGAATTGAAGACGGCAATGTGGATTTATCTGCTGGCGCTGGTGATTGGCGTGGGGGTTGGTACACTGGGATCGGCCTTTCATTACTGCCTTGATAAAGTGATCGATGTTTATGCTGTGATTTCTACGTCGTTTTCCGGTTCTGCCTTTCTGACGATATTGACAGCTGCAATTATCGGAGCGGCGATGGTGGCGACCGCAGCAGTCCTCGTACGGAAATATGCACCGGAGACCGCCGGCAGCGGCATTCAGGAAGTGGAAGGCGTGATGGGCGAACTGATGACGCTCCGCTGGCGGAGTGTTTTGCCGGTGAAATTCATTGGTGGCGTGCTGTCGATGGGGGCGGGTCTGGTGCTCGGACGGGAAGGCCCGACGATTCACCTGGGGGGATGTGTCGGTCAGATCGTCGGTGAAAAAGCGAACTCGGATAAGCATACTTTGAATACCTTTCTGGCCGCAGGCGCGACCGCGGGCTTGAGCGTTGCCTTCAGTGCGCCACTGGGCGCGATCCTGTTTATGATCGAAGAAGTCCGGCCTCGATTTCAATACAGTTTTGTCGCGTTACACGCAGTAATTATTGCCAGTATCACGGCGAATCTGGTCAACGATCAGGTATTCGGCACACTTCCTCAACTACCGGTTCAGTTACAGGCATCTCTGCCCACCTTTCAGCCGCCGGGCAATCTGTTGCTGACTCTGTCATTGAACCTGCTGCTGGGCGCATTGATTGGCGTATTGGGGGCCGGTTTTAACTCGGTGATGTTAAAGTGCCTGCGGATCTCTGATGGATTGAACAGCCGCTTGATGCTGGTCATCGCGGCGTCGGTGGGGGCAGTGGTCGGTGCGCTGATGATCATTGCACCGGAATATGTGGGTGGCGGTGAAGCGCTGGTGAAGGAAATCTTTGCGGAGTCCCCCCTGCTCGGCTTTCTGCTGGCGTTACTTGTCGTGCGTGCCGGGTTGACGTTTTTAAGCTATTCAATGGGTGTGCCCGGCGGTATCTTCGCACCAATGTTGGCGCTGGGCGCATTGATAGGTACGAGCTTTGGGTATGTGGTGCATGAACTCGCACCGCAGGCAGAACTGCAGGCGGCGACATTTGCGGTTGCGGCGATGGGAGCCCTGTTTGCAGCAACAGTACGGGCACCGCTGACGGGGATTGTGCTGGTCGCAGAGATGACTGACAGCTTCGAACTGCTGCCGGCAATGATCGTGACCTGTATGACCGCCAGCATCGTCGCGCAATCTCTGGGCAGTCGCCCGATCTACGATATGCTGCTGGAACGAACCCTGGAACGCAGAGGTTTGAAAGAGGAACTGGAAGAAAATAAGTAA
- a CDS encoding nitroreductase family protein codes for METLKAIEARRSVKSYHPDHQMTDEEINKLLTYTLLSPTAFNIQHWRFVVVKDPELRQKIREASWNQAQVTDASLLVVICADMKSWQKDPMRYWQNAPEPVQQALVPMILSFYKNEEQLERDEAQRSCGMAAQTMMLVAKDMGYDTCPMDGFDFEKVADLINLPEDFLISMFVVVGKPVRPANERGGQLSLDEVLIYDRFE; via the coding sequence ATGGAAACCTTAAAAGCAATTGAAGCAAGACGTTCTGTCAAATCATACCATCCCGATCATCAGATGACCGACGAGGAAATCAACAAACTCCTCACTTATACGCTGCTTTCTCCCACAGCCTTTAATATTCAACACTGGCGATTTGTCGTAGTCAAAGATCCTGAATTGCGGCAGAAAATTCGCGAAGCCTCCTGGAATCAGGCACAGGTCACCGATGCCTCCCTGCTGGTTGTCATCTGCGCTGACATGAAGTCCTGGCAGAAAGATCCGATGCGGTACTGGCAGAATGCCCCGGAACCGGTTCAGCAGGCGCTGGTCCCCATGATCTTGTCATTTTATAAAAACGAAGAACAACTGGAGCGCGATGAAGCACAGCGCTCCTGTGGCATGGCTGCTCAAACCATGATGCTGGTTGCCAAAGACATGGGTTACGATACCTGTCCTATGGATGGTTTTGACTTCGAAAAAGTCGCCGATCTGATCAATCTGCCTGAGGATTTCCTCATCTCCATGTTCGTCGTGGTCGGAAAACCGGTTCGCCCCGCCAATGAACGGGGAGGACAGTTGTCACTGGATGAGGTGCTGATTTACGATCGTTTTGAATAA
- a CDS encoding Nramp family divalent metal transporter has protein sequence MNDQPPTSFFKRLLASLGPAIITASVVLGPGSILSASKIGHTYAYQMSWVLVIAVIMMIAMTALSARLGIQLKGTICDELAERAGRPVAAATGVILFLIAACFQFSNNLGVLAAVEPFMKEGNDYSLAIIIGMNAFIILALYGFKHLYGVIEKLMKLLVAIMIIAFAINLFQVKPDWLKAIAGLIPSLPEQAANGAGMQEVMTPIVAMYATTFSVAGAFYQSYLVRQKGWTRANLKQGLIDSTLGISMLGLITLMVLITAAKVLYQNPDVETLTSVSDVATSLEPGFGKSAMVIFSLGIFAGAFSSFLVNAMIGGSILADGFGLGGYIDQKWPKLFTVFALMVGMAVAIYTKTMGQKPVGLIIFAQSLTVLGIPMLAIAMLWLATRADMKGENAIPAWMKILGFIGLITSVLLAIRTAVNLLS, from the coding sequence ATGAACGACCAGCCGCCCACCAGTTTCTTCAAACGTCTTCTCGCCAGCCTGGGTCCCGCCATTATTACGGCGTCAGTAGTACTCGGGCCGGGCAGTATTCTGTCGGCTTCTAAAATCGGCCATACCTACGCCTACCAGATGAGCTGGGTCCTGGTCATTGCCGTCATCATGATGATCGCCATGACGGCACTCTCAGCCCGACTCGGAATTCAACTCAAGGGCACGATCTGCGACGAACTGGCAGAACGCGCGGGTCGACCGGTGGCTGCTGCGACCGGGGTCATCCTGTTCTTAATCGCCGCCTGTTTTCAATTCAGTAACAACCTCGGCGTGCTGGCGGCAGTCGAACCGTTCATGAAAGAAGGCAACGATTATTCTCTTGCCATCATCATCGGCATGAATGCCTTCATCATTCTGGCACTCTACGGTTTCAAACACCTGTATGGTGTGATTGAAAAACTGATGAAGCTGCTGGTCGCGATCATGATCATCGCTTTTGCCATCAATCTGTTTCAGGTCAAGCCGGACTGGCTGAAAGCAATCGCAGGACTCATCCCGTCTCTGCCCGAACAGGCTGCCAACGGCGCCGGAATGCAAGAAGTCATGACGCCTATCGTCGCGATGTATGCCACCACATTCTCCGTCGCGGGTGCTTTTTATCAGTCCTATCTGGTACGTCAGAAAGGCTGGACCCGGGCAAACCTCAAACAGGGGCTCATCGATTCCACACTTGGCATCAGTATGCTGGGACTGATTACGTTAATGGTACTGATCACCGCTGCCAAAGTGCTATACCAGAATCCAGACGTTGAAACTTTGACCTCCGTCTCTGATGTCGCCACCAGCCTTGAACCCGGTTTTGGTAAATCGGCCATGGTGATTTTCTCACTGGGGATTTTTGCCGGTGCCTTCAGTTCGTTCCTGGTCAACGCCATGATTGGCGGTTCGATCCTGGCCGATGGTTTCGGACTGGGTGGCTATATCGATCAGAAATGGCCCAAACTGTTTACGGTGTTCGCTCTCATGGTCGGGATGGCAGTGGCCATCTATACAAAAACCATGGGACAAAAGCCGGTAGGATTGATCATCTTTGCTCAGTCACTGACGGTACTGGGTATTCCGATGCTGGCCATCGCCATGCTCTGGCTGGCGACACGTGCCGACATGAAAGGTGAGAACGCCATCCCCGCCTGGATGAAAATCCTTGGGTTCATTGGTTTGATCACATCCGTTCTGCTGGCGATCCGCACTGCCGTCAATTTGCTCAGTTGA
- a CDS encoding glycosyhydrolase codes for MFSESTWSRKSIGDVDVVYHDGLYHLFHLVLPNHDFIAHAISDNALNWRRVDNALFIGDPGGWDDLMLWTMHVTPDPHEPGRWRMFYTGISRRDQGKVQRIGLAFSDDLYHWVKADVDWEDRRGMHDPQHILEIRAKLQSVVSTNIKARQNPDSCFPLEPEEEYYESSPENERNWVSFRDPFYFHEGDHSWLLMAARVNEGPLVRRGCVGLMEEVAPNHFRALPPLHAPMIYDDIEVPNLFRIDGDYYLIGSLREDAKIRYWHTECLEKPWRNYYDNVLLAQGNYAGRICRDDQGILLWNFYTSSAHDRTTNNLLPPPKRLERLPNGQLRTTTYEGIHERVLDRLDSHRLHVLKGTHEESFFRVNDGSLKVVSEAGYQGFVFNEEVSCFRLRCHFSMQGDGKCGILIRIDAESYDGYYLSLDLLKGIAQFRSWKTGEEKSGENMMQFESLQDGFWRVSDPDDVQIQMVSFGSYHELSVNGGIVLSLANSTFTSGMLGFYVETATLQINQLEVHRLKPPTQTDEHLTTGWRKNSPEEEAGT; via the coding sequence ATGTTTTCTGAATCGACCTGGAGCCGTAAAAGTATTGGTGATGTGGACGTGGTATACCATGACGGGTTGTATCACCTGTTTCATCTGGTGCTACCCAATCATGACTTTATCGCGCATGCAATCAGTGACAATGCATTGAACTGGCGGCGGGTTGATAATGCGCTGTTCATCGGCGATCCCGGCGGCTGGGACGACCTGATGTTGTGGACAATGCATGTGACGCCTGACCCGCATGAACCGGGGCGCTGGCGGATGTTTTATACGGGAATTTCGCGGCGTGATCAGGGAAAAGTGCAGCGCATCGGTCTGGCATTCAGTGATGATCTTTATCATTGGGTGAAGGCAGATGTCGACTGGGAGGATCGGCGTGGGATGCACGATCCGCAGCATATTCTAGAGATCCGCGCGAAGCTCCAGTCGGTCGTTTCCACGAATATCAAAGCCAGGCAGAATCCTGACAGCTGTTTTCCTTTAGAGCCGGAGGAGGAGTATTATGAATCCTCTCCTGAAAACGAGCGGAACTGGGTGAGCTTTCGGGATCCGTTTTATTTCCATGAAGGAGATCATAGCTGGTTACTGATGGCTGCTCGTGTGAATGAAGGGCCGCTGGTACGACGAGGCTGTGTGGGACTGATGGAAGAAGTTGCCCCCAATCATTTCCGCGCCTTGCCGCCGCTGCATGCACCGATGATTTATGACGACATTGAAGTTCCCAATCTGTTTCGGATTGACGGCGATTATTATCTGATCGGCAGCCTGCGGGAAGATGCGAAGATCCGTTACTGGCATACAGAGTGTCTGGAAAAGCCCTGGCGTAACTATTACGACAATGTCCTGCTGGCACAGGGCAATTATGCAGGTCGCATCTGCCGTGATGACCAGGGGATTCTGCTCTGGAATTTTTATACCAGCTCGGCTCACGACCGCACTACGAATAATCTGCTGCCTCCTCCCAAGCGTCTGGAGCGTCTTCCCAACGGCCAGTTGCGCACTACCACGTACGAGGGGATTCACGAACGCGTGCTTGATCGACTCGATTCACACCGTCTGCACGTGTTAAAAGGGACTCACGAAGAATCCTTTTTCCGTGTCAATGACGGATCATTGAAGGTCGTGAGTGAAGCCGGTTATCAGGGTTTTGTCTTCAATGAAGAAGTGAGCTGTTTTCGTCTGCGGTGTCATTTTTCGATGCAGGGAGACGGAAAGTGCGGCATTCTGATTCGCATCGACGCGGAATCGTATGATGGATACTACCTGTCGCTGGATCTGTTGAAAGGGATAGCGCAGTTTCGTTCCTGGAAGACGGGTGAAGAGAAGTCCGGCGAAAACATGATGCAGTTTGAGTCGCTGCAGGATGGTTTCTGGCGGGTGAGCGATCCGGATGACGTCCAGATTCAAATGGTGTCGTTCGGCAGTTATCACGAGTTGAGCGTGAATGGGGGTATCGTGCTCTCGCTGGCGAACTCCACGTTTACCAGTGGAATGCTGGGTTTCTATGTAGAGACTGCCACGTTGCAGATCAACCAGCTGGAAGTACACCGCCTCAAGCCGCCAACCCAGACGGACGAGCATCTGACCACCGGCTGGCGAAAAAACAGCCCGGAGGAAGAAGCTGGAACGTGA
- a CDS encoding glycosyltransferase, which yields MYQLATVSSLCLIVFGALYLYWGSRAARLYRSIRDQRADEDYTPVATVILPLRGNDPFLVHCLDGLLNQDYPDYRVKIVVDHVSDPALGFVRQYLRKHPHPNCEVSIRHQQAFNCGLKNATLIQAIQSVSADVEVVAWLDADVLPHRRWLRDLVAPLRDAEVGIASGIRWYAPQSTNAGTLVRHAWNAAAVLQMLSLDIAWGGSIALSRSVFQDPRFSNTLSKMMWDDTGLKSIADQLNQKLVFSPTATMINAESIALDSSLRFITRQMVNARFYHSHFWFIATLGFVSALAQTVLVGLGLLFLYQGQQLAAGLVMGVLAFAGGSVAFSIYRVGSHIEQLVRSRGGEFRRHPLKTVGYLWLMPYLFCGCLIAAIRTRTINWRGVIYYVPAPFEVYINHYEPFQKPAPMSVRAELENVSI from the coding sequence ATGTATCAGCTGGCAACAGTTAGTTCTCTGTGTCTGATCGTTTTCGGGGCTCTCTATCTGTACTGGGGCTCTCGGGCAGCTCGCCTGTACCGCAGCATTCGGGATCAGCGGGCTGACGAGGATTACACGCCTGTGGCGACCGTCATCCTGCCATTGCGGGGCAATGATCCATTTCTGGTGCACTGCCTGGATGGACTGCTGAATCAGGATTATCCGGATTATCGGGTGAAGATTGTAGTCGACCATGTCAGTGATCCAGCGCTGGGCTTTGTCAGGCAGTATCTGCGTAAGCACCCTCATCCGAATTGTGAAGTCAGTATTCGACATCAGCAGGCATTCAATTGTGGGCTGAAAAATGCGACTCTGATCCAGGCCATTCAAAGTGTTTCTGCAGACGTGGAAGTCGTGGCCTGGCTGGACGCGGATGTGCTTCCCCATCGTCGCTGGCTGCGAGACCTGGTAGCGCCTTTACGTGATGCAGAGGTCGGGATCGCTTCAGGGATTCGCTGGTATGCACCCCAGTCGACAAATGCGGGGACACTGGTTCGGCATGCCTGGAATGCGGCGGCCGTGTTGCAGATGCTTTCGCTGGACATTGCCTGGGGTGGCTCAATCGCATTGAGTCGATCAGTGTTTCAGGATCCACGGTTTTCAAATACGCTGTCTAAAATGATGTGGGATGATACGGGCCTGAAATCGATTGCCGATCAGTTGAATCAGAAACTGGTCTTCTCGCCGACAGCGACGATGATTAATGCCGAATCCATCGCTTTGGATTCGAGTCTGCGGTTCATAACCCGCCAGATGGTTAATGCACGTTTTTATCATTCTCACTTCTGGTTTATAGCCACACTTGGATTTGTTTCGGCGCTCGCCCAGACAGTACTGGTCGGGCTGGGGCTGCTGTTCCTGTATCAGGGACAGCAGCTGGCAGCCGGACTGGTCATGGGAGTACTGGCCTTTGCCGGTGGTTCGGTAGCATTTTCCATTTATCGAGTGGGTTCGCATATCGAACAGCTGGTGCGGTCCCGGGGTGGTGAGTTCCGTCGTCATCCACTCAAGACAGTGGGTTACCTCTGGCTGATGCCTTATCTGTTTTGTGGTTGTCTGATCGCTGCGATTCGCACTCGTACGATTAACTGGCGGGGCGTGATTTATTATGTGCCAGCGCCATTCGAGGTTTATATCAATCATTACGAACCGTTCCAGAAACCGGCGCCGATGAGTGTCAGAGCGGAACTGGAAAATGTTTCGATTTGA
- a CDS encoding PQQ-binding-like beta-propeller repeat protein has product MTAANQPETESNPPVEPAASEETSAVSELQPLRIWPPILLLIGMVVTRMAPQWMDSDSVLPVMLAVFGPLVCGGLILVWWVLASRATWKEKLSGLVITLLAGGVTLALIDPTMKGPGVMLVTGPMGMGLFGIAALLVSRMRSAKRTVFIVACSVLGFCFSLLLRAEGMWGDYNMVLAWRSTPTVEERMLSKADAVPADASALTAAELESALAEPEWPGFRGALRDSVLTGVSLDADWNADVGTPLWKKSVGPGWSSFVVAGPLLITQEQRGEEELIVCYDAETGAELWTQEVKTRFYDALGGPGPRATPTLADGGLYVMGASGHVLRLDPATGEILWQQDVRKVADREPPIWGFSSSPLVVDGTAIVHAGGKDDKGLLAFDTETGDLKWSAPAGDHSYCSPALLTIAGQPVIAMLTNKELNLLNPADGKILLSYDCASEGQRVLQPQLVGDDEILIATGMGKGMQKIHVTNKDGKWTAEEVWTVTGLKPDFNDYVIYEGHAYGFDGAIFTCFDLKDGKRKWKGGRYGKGQVLLVKDSGHLLVIGEEGAVVLLKADPAGHEELATFQALDGKTWNHPVLIGDRLFVRNSAQAAAYKLPIVE; this is encoded by the coding sequence ATGACTGCTGCCAATCAACCGGAAACCGAATCGAATCCTCCCGTAGAACCTGCTGCCAGTGAAGAAACGTCTGCAGTCAGCGAATTGCAGCCGTTGCGTATCTGGCCGCCGATTCTGTTGTTGATTGGTATGGTGGTGACGCGGATGGCACCTCAGTGGATGGACTCGGATTCGGTGTTGCCTGTCATGCTCGCCGTGTTCGGGCCACTGGTCTGTGGCGGGTTGATCCTGGTCTGGTGGGTGCTGGCCAGTCGGGCGACGTGGAAAGAGAAACTGAGTGGGCTGGTCATTACTTTGCTGGCGGGAGGCGTAACGCTGGCATTGATTGACCCCACAATGAAGGGGCCGGGCGTGATGCTGGTTACCGGACCGATGGGAATGGGGCTGTTCGGGATTGCTGCGCTGCTGGTATCTCGTATGCGTTCTGCGAAGCGGACCGTCTTTATCGTCGCCTGCTCGGTACTCGGCTTTTGCTTTTCCCTGTTGCTCCGGGCGGAAGGAATGTGGGGCGACTATAATATGGTACTGGCGTGGCGGTCGACGCCGACGGTGGAAGAACGGATGCTGTCCAAAGCAGATGCGGTACCTGCAGATGCGAGTGCGCTGACGGCGGCAGAGTTGGAATCAGCGCTGGCGGAACCTGAATGGCCTGGATTTCGAGGTGCGTTACGTGACAGTGTGCTGACCGGGGTGTCGCTGGATGCGGACTGGAACGCGGATGTAGGAACTCCTTTGTGGAAAAAATCGGTCGGTCCCGGCTGGTCTTCATTTGTGGTCGCAGGTCCGTTACTGATCACCCAGGAACAGCGGGGCGAGGAGGAACTGATTGTCTGCTACGATGCCGAGACAGGCGCGGAGCTCTGGACCCAGGAAGTGAAGACTCGTTTTTATGATGCGCTGGGTGGACCCGGACCGCGGGCGACTCCGACGCTGGCAGACGGAGGTTTGTATGTGATGGGTGCCAGCGGCCATGTGCTGCGACTGGACCCCGCGACAGGTGAGATCCTCTGGCAGCAGGATGTTCGCAAGGTGGCGGACCGGGAACCGCCGATCTGGGGCTTCAGTTCTTCTCCCTTGGTGGTTGATGGAACGGCCATCGTGCATGCGGGTGGAAAAGATGACAAAGGACTGCTGGCCTTCGATACGGAAACGGGAGATTTGAAATGGTCGGCTCCCGCCGGTGATCATTCTTACTGCTCCCCTGCCTTGTTGACGATAGCCGGACAACCTGTGATTGCGATGCTGACGAATAAGGAGCTGAACCTGCTGAATCCCGCAGATGGCAAAATTCTGCTGAGTTACGATTGTGCTTCGGAGGGGCAGCGCGTGCTCCAGCCTCAACTGGTGGGCGACGATGAAATTCTGATCGCGACTGGCATGGGCAAAGGGATGCAGAAAATTCATGTTACGAACAAAGACGGGAAATGGACGGCGGAGGAGGTCTGGACTGTTACAGGTTTGAAGCCGGACTTTAATGACTATGTGATCTACGAAGGTCACGCGTATGGTTTTGACGGTGCGATCTTTACCTGCTTCGACCTTAAAGACGGGAAGCGCAAGTGGAAGGGGGGCCGTTACGGCAAAGGCCAGGTATTGCTGGTGAAAGACTCTGGTCATCTGCTGGTGATCGGCGAAGAGGGGGCGGTCGTTCTGCTGAAGGCGGATCCGGCGGGTCATGAGGAGCTGGCGACGTTCCAGGCGCTGGATGGTAAAACCTGGAATCATCCGGTGCTGATCGGCGACCGGTTATTCGTGCGAAATTCCGCCCAGGCGGCTGCCTATAAGCTGCCGATTGTGGAGTAA